In the Topomyia yanbarensis strain Yona2022 chromosome 3, ASM3024719v1, whole genome shotgun sequence genome, one interval contains:
- the LOC131688864 gene encoding alsin homolog isoform X3, whose translation MIHETGVASFGKINKGQLGTGDHIRRDNIIHLQLCNVSKIASCCDYSSALTVDGSLYLWGDTNKNQASLDTNLTLSSSSTPTLFGRFKQILDVSSGNFQTYVLTNDLRIHDIKSDEGSLIYECSDRWKVTTLAEDDEFDEIPFVLASDSLILVNHLPINKDVLRIYTAEQVTIQALLKHFKENNITRILKKSINTLSPHFFFRSCMRLFYLLLLNLKSLRRFLLDNDHTKIFSLLLHNELHYLYRSILKCYCDSDCLGLMHEPESKLLQIYLDHVRNFVELIELLVNSNKSLSELVENHLLNAKSEWLKFLNEEVCEEMGKRVKITKEFWLKEENVRWFSLREAHRRVILDSNEVPLKMLDLNIFSSSPRIILFSDVLCYLSGTQVVEYPLGLIWISTEIKETLKNRYKEKLRFMVSIVTPEEVLRCHTLNSTDKLVWLNCLKTQVMRSLNKDATAKQPVYRYSFYRFSDKHVKYSGMEYFGIWKVGQIDGIGELKGQERIYRGELYQGEITGYGWMSRTQYGIPLVYEGDFLNGKYEGSGKLKSASTSAKQYFKYQGYFKSDKYNGFGTLLTSAYQYNGDFANDAKDGFGVLEDSLDGVKYIGMFSNDKKYGNGILITTNGTYYAGLFTNDVLSNSAGGLAIFPNGVYYKGELTIDGPCGKGVFYYPEKEIVSESFELDDTNTQMSGHTLTGSFAGTWENVKISSGNMAMDQQFNKVPILDLKINAERKWASIFTCFHQSVFGTGDIGKIRLLDTNKIWNRIAIYMTRAKRKEQLKANNFETKLAEFDDQAAAQICQSGFRLMNLSTPSLRSSFSDSKLSLTAAGDSLAALDNISVRSFSSISSREYDNEFMLNPAHDQSRIPPFHDLEIIPDFCISCVDKQGLQKLREYLSEAFRNSYHPLHQLFEKLSNCFYSTYSCWKFTPNSILCEPAMNEWISIVSRIYTLVLRVMFPALPKDSAVVDGELVSYQSLLYPILMTQGIYSALFVLYASKCSKNDEIYRQRILICEKKTDENLIQLLDINRQLIPVIKSFRYQEAIDSLNRFKEKCCPSEMMKHINEAFSLLDVASKEQDTILDMAADSLLELVILLIIKANIPQLGAEISLLEDLLQNDGYGFDYHSNTQNDYCLTTLKASYQHIIGDNFFVNKIYDGGST comes from the exons ATGATTCATGAGACCGGAGTTGCTAGTTTTGGAAAAATCAATAAAG GCCAACTCGGAACCGGTGACCACATCCGGCGCGACAATATCATTCATCTGCAGCTGTGTAACGTATCGAAAATTGCCAGCTGCTGTGATTACTCTTCAGCGCTGACCGTGGACGGTAGTCTGTACCTGTGGGGCGATACAAATAAAAATCAAGCTTCTCTCGATACCAATTTGACCCTCAGCAGCTCAAGTACTCCGACGCTTTTCGGCCGGTTTAAGCAAATTCTAGATGTTAGCAGTGGTAACTTTCAGACCTACGTTTTAACTAACGATCTACGCATTCACGATATTAAATCCGATGAGGGGAGTTTGATCTATGAATGTTCCGACCGATGGAAAGTGACAACCCTGGCGGAGGATGATGAATTTGACGAGATACCATTTGTATTGGCCAGTGATAGTCTCATCCTGGTGAATCATCTTCCGATAAATAAGGATGTCCTGCGAATATACACCGCGGAACAGGTCACAATTCAGGCTCTGCTAAAACATTTCAAAGAAAACAACATTACTAGGATACTTAAAAAATCCATCAATACTCTATCCCCGCATTTTTTCTTTCGATCGTGCATGAGACTGTTTTATCTGTTGCTGCTCAATCTGAAATCGTTACGCCGATTTTTGTTAGACAACGATCATACGAAAATTTTCTCCTTACTTCTTCACAACGAACTGCACTACTTGTACCGAAGCATCCTGAAATGTTACTGCGATAGTGACTGTTTGGGACTGATGCATGAACCGGAAAGTAAACTACTTCAGATATACCTGGATCACGTAAGAAATTTTGTCGAACTAATCGAACTACTAGTCAATTCGAATAAATCACTAAGCGAATTAGTGGAAAATCATTTGTTGAACGCAAAAAGTGAATGGCTCAAATTTTTAAACGAAGAGGTTTGCGAGGAAATGGGTAAACGGGTTAAGATAACCAAAGAATTTTGGCTCAAGGAGGAGAACGTTCGGTGGTTTTCCCTGCGGGAGGCTCACCGGAGGGTAATACTGGATTCGAACGAAGTGCCACTCAAAATGCTTGATCTCAACATATTTTCCTCGTCTCCACGGATAATCCTGTTCTCCGATGTGTTATGCTACCTATCAGGAACGCAGGTTGTGGAGTATCCACTGGGTTTGATTTGGATTTCTACAGAAATCAAGGAAACACTGAAGAACCGCTACAAAGAGAAGCTCCGCTTTATGGTCAGTATCGTTACTCCGGAGGAAGTGCTACGGTGTCACACCCTAAACTCGACTGACAAGCTTGTGTGGCTGAATTGTTTAAAGACGCAAGTGATGCGCAGTTTGAATAAAGATGCTACTGCAAAACAACCGGTCTATCGGTACAGTTTCTATCGATTTAGTGACAAACATGTAAAATACAGCGGGATGGAGTACTTCGGAATTTGGAAAGTTGGACAAATCGACGGCATTGGAGAACTAAAAGGACAAGAGCGAATATACAGAGGAGAACTCTATCAGGGAGAAATCACTGGATATGGTTGGATGAGCAGAACACAGTATGGAATTCCGTTGGTGTACGAAG GTGACTTCCTGAACGGCAAGTACGAAGGAAGCGGGAAGCTAAAATCGGCCAGTACCAGTGCGAAACAGTACTTCAAGTATCAGGGTTACTTCAAGAGCGACAAGTACAACGGTTTCGGAACGTTACTAACGAGCGCCTATCAGTACAATGGAGATTTTGCGAACGATGCGAAGGACGGCTTCGGGGTGCTGGAGGATAGTTTGGACGGGGTCAAGTACATTGGAATGTTTTCCAACGATAAAAAGTACGGCAATGGGATCTTGATCACGACCAACGGTACGTACTATGCAGGTCTATTCACCAACGATGTGCTATCGAATTCCGCTGGCGGACTAGCCATCTTCCCAAATGGAGTGTACTACAAGGGCGAGCTGACGATAGACGGACCGTGCGGGAAAGGTGTGTTCTATTACCCAGAAAAAGAAATCGTCTCCGAATCATTTGAATTGGATGACACCAATACCCAGATGAGTGGCCATACGTTGACGGGAAGCTTTGCCGGAACGtgggaaaatgtaaaaatttcaagcggCAACATGGCAATGGATCAACAGTTCAACAAGGTTCCAAT TTTGGACCTCAAAATCAACGCTGAACGCAAGTGGGCTTCCATTTTTACCTGCTTCCACCAATCGGTGTTTGGCACCGGTGACATCGGTAAGATTCGTTTGCTGGACACGAATAAGATTTGGAATAGAATCGCTATCTATATGACCcgagcgaagcgaaaagaacAACTGAAGGCAAATAATTTCGAAACCAAACTGGCTGAGTTTGACGACCAAGCGGCAGCTCAaatctgccagagtggattccGACTGATGAACCTCTCCACTCCATCATTACGGTCGAGCTTTTCGGATTCAAAATTATCACTGACTGCGGCAGGTGATTCGCTAGCGGCATTAGACAATATTTCAGTGAGGAGTTTTTCTTCAATCTCTTCCAGGGAGTACGATAACGAATTCATGCTGAATCCGGCTCATGATCAAAGCAGAATTCCACCATTCCACGATCTGGAGATTATTCCGGATTTTTGCATTTCCTGCGTCGATAAACAAGGGTTACAAAAACTGCGAGAGTATTTGAGTGAAGCATTTCGTAACTCCTACCATCCGCTCCATCAGTTATTCGAGAAACTGTCCAATTGTTTTTATTCGACGTACAGTTGCTGGAAATTCACCCCTAATTCGATCCTCTGTGAACCGGCGATGAATGAATGGATTTCAATAGTCAGTCGCATTTACACCCTAGTCTTGAGAGTTATGTTTCCTGCCTTGCCGAAAGACTCCGCTGTCGTTGATGG AGAATTGGTGTCATATCAGTCGTTACTGTATCCAATTTTAATGACTCAGGGTATCTATTCCGCCCTTTTCGTGCTGTATGCAAGCAAGTGCAGCAAAAACGATGAAATATATCGTCAACGAATTTTAATCTGTGAGAAAAAGACGGACGAAAATCTTATTCAACTGTTAGACATCAATAG GCAACTTATTCCCGTTATTAAAAGTTTTCGCTATCAGGAAGCTATTGACAGTCTTAATCGTTTCAAAGAAAAGTGCTGTCCAAGTGAAATGATGAAGCATATCAACGAGGCTTTCTCTCTACTTGACGTCGCCAGTAAGGAACAAG ATACTATTCTGGACATGGCTGCGGATAGCTTGTTGGAGCTGGTAATTCTGCTAATCATCAAGGCAAACATACCGCAGCTCGGTGCGGAAATCAGTTTGTTGGAGGATCTTCTGCAAAACGATGGTTATGGTTTTGATTACCACAGCAATACGCAGAACGATTACTGTCTGACGACGCTGAAAGCTTCCTATCAGCACATAATTGGGGATAACTTTTTCGTCAATAAAATCTACGACGGTGGAAGTACATAA
- the LOC131688864 gene encoding alsin homolog isoform X1, protein MTDIVSAFSDLNDGSRVTIVVKDPDYLLKYGSKLRVCGEYHLLLTVGGDLLRGEYRVREKTVEFERLREDVADFDTEGNWVYLVSKSDGTIYEGKNGSIGVWRQIFEDSKIRFEKICCNNNGLLLTSSEGTELYAQGEFGNLLNFEKLTAVNELASENIVQISAGIDFVILSSQKAGKVLADVKKDPFYDRYCLHEDTKCYSDWKNIYKKLVLDLEHLVCLGDAVCSANVDSIQVYGQMIHETGVASFGKINKGQLGTGDHIRRDNIIHLQLCNVSKIASCCDYSSALTVDGSLYLWGDTNKNQASLDTNLTLSSSSTPTLFGRFKQILDVSSGNFQTYVLTNDLRIHDIKSDEGSLIYECSDRWKVTTLAEDDEFDEIPFVLASDSLILVNHLPINKDVLRIYTAEQVTIQALLKHFKENNITRILKKSINTLSPHFFFRSCMRLFYLLLLNLKSLRRFLLDNDHTKIFSLLLHNELHYLYRSILKCYCDSDCLGLMHEPESKLLQIYLDHVRNFVELIELLVNSNKSLSELVENHLLNAKSEWLKFLNEEVCEEMGKRVKITKEFWLKEENVRWFSLREAHRRVILDSNEVPLKMLDLNIFSSSPRIILFSDVLCYLSGTQVVEYPLGLIWISTEIKETLKNRYKEKLRFMVSIVTPEEVLRCHTLNSTDKLVWLNCLKTQVMRSLNKDATAKQPVYRYSFYRFSDKHVKYSGMEYFGIWKVGQIDGIGELKGQERIYRGELYQGEITGYGWMSRTQYGIPLVYEGDFLNGKYEGSGKLKSASTSAKQYFKYQGYFKSDKYNGFGTLLTSAYQYNGDFANDAKDGFGVLEDSLDGVKYIGMFSNDKKYGNGILITTNGTYYAGLFTNDVLSNSAGGLAIFPNGVYYKGELTIDGPCGKGVFYYPEKEIVSESFELDDTNTQMSGHTLTGSFAGTWENVKISSGNMAMDQQFNKVPILDLKINAERKWASIFTCFHQSVFGTGDIGKIRLLDTNKIWNRIAIYMTRAKRKEQLKANNFETKLAEFDDQAAAQICQSGFRLMNLSTPSLRSSFSDSKLSLTAAGDSLAALDNISVRSFSSISSREYDNEFMLNPAHDQSRIPPFHDLEIIPDFCISCVDKQGLQKLREYLSEAFRNSYHPLHQLFEKLSNCFYSTYSCWKFTPNSILCEPAMNEWISIVSRIYTLVLRVMFPALPKDSAVVDGELVSYQSLLYPILMTQGIYSALFVLYASKCSKNDEIYRQRILICEKKTDENLIQLLDINRQLIPVIKSFRYQEAIDSLNRFKEKCCPSEMMKHINEAFSLLDVASKEQDTILDMAADSLLELVILLIIKANIPQLGAEISLLEDLLQNDGYGFDYHSNTQNDYCLTTLKASYQHIIGDNFFVNKIYDGGST, encoded by the exons ATGACTGATATTGTGTCCGCCTTCAGTGATTTGAACGACGGAAGTCGGGTTACTATTGTGGTAAAAGATCCGGATTACTTACTCAAATATGGAAGCAAATTGCGTGTTTGTGGAGAGTACCACCTACTACTCACGGTAGGCGGAGATCTGTTACGGGGCGAGTATCGGGTACGTGAAAAAACTGTCGAATTCGAACGGCTGCGTGAGGATGTGGCAGATTTCGACACGGAAGGTAACTGGGTGTACTTGGTCAGCAAATCGGATGGAACGATCTACGAGGGAAAGAACGGATCCATCGGTGTGTGGAGGCAGATTTTCGAGGATAGTAAAATTAGGTTTGAGAAGATCTGCTGCAACAACAACGGTCTCTTGTTGACCAGTTCCGAGGGAACGGAACTGTATGCTCAGGGCGAGTTTGGTAATTTGCTTAACTTTGAAAAATTAACTGCGGTCAATGAATTAGCTTCGGAGAATATCGTTCAGATATCCGCCGGAATTGATTTTGTAATATTATCTAGTCAAAAGGCCGGCAAAGTGTTGGCAGATGTTAAAAAGGATCCATTTTACGACCGTTATTGCTTACATGAGGACACCAAGTGTTACTCGGATTGGAAGAACATTTATAAGAAGTTAGTGTTGGATTTAGAGCATTTGGTGTGTTTAGGTGACGCAGTTTGTAGTGCAAATGTTGATTCGATTCAGGTGTACGGTCAGATGATTCATGAGACCGGAGTTGCTAGTTTTGGAAAAATCAATAAAG GCCAACTCGGAACCGGTGACCACATCCGGCGCGACAATATCATTCATCTGCAGCTGTGTAACGTATCGAAAATTGCCAGCTGCTGTGATTACTCTTCAGCGCTGACCGTGGACGGTAGTCTGTACCTGTGGGGCGATACAAATAAAAATCAAGCTTCTCTCGATACCAATTTGACCCTCAGCAGCTCAAGTACTCCGACGCTTTTCGGCCGGTTTAAGCAAATTCTAGATGTTAGCAGTGGTAACTTTCAGACCTACGTTTTAACTAACGATCTACGCATTCACGATATTAAATCCGATGAGGGGAGTTTGATCTATGAATGTTCCGACCGATGGAAAGTGACAACCCTGGCGGAGGATGATGAATTTGACGAGATACCATTTGTATTGGCCAGTGATAGTCTCATCCTGGTGAATCATCTTCCGATAAATAAGGATGTCCTGCGAATATACACCGCGGAACAGGTCACAATTCAGGCTCTGCTAAAACATTTCAAAGAAAACAACATTACTAGGATACTTAAAAAATCCATCAATACTCTATCCCCGCATTTTTTCTTTCGATCGTGCATGAGACTGTTTTATCTGTTGCTGCTCAATCTGAAATCGTTACGCCGATTTTTGTTAGACAACGATCATACGAAAATTTTCTCCTTACTTCTTCACAACGAACTGCACTACTTGTACCGAAGCATCCTGAAATGTTACTGCGATAGTGACTGTTTGGGACTGATGCATGAACCGGAAAGTAAACTACTTCAGATATACCTGGATCACGTAAGAAATTTTGTCGAACTAATCGAACTACTAGTCAATTCGAATAAATCACTAAGCGAATTAGTGGAAAATCATTTGTTGAACGCAAAAAGTGAATGGCTCAAATTTTTAAACGAAGAGGTTTGCGAGGAAATGGGTAAACGGGTTAAGATAACCAAAGAATTTTGGCTCAAGGAGGAGAACGTTCGGTGGTTTTCCCTGCGGGAGGCTCACCGGAGGGTAATACTGGATTCGAACGAAGTGCCACTCAAAATGCTTGATCTCAACATATTTTCCTCGTCTCCACGGATAATCCTGTTCTCCGATGTGTTATGCTACCTATCAGGAACGCAGGTTGTGGAGTATCCACTGGGTTTGATTTGGATTTCTACAGAAATCAAGGAAACACTGAAGAACCGCTACAAAGAGAAGCTCCGCTTTATGGTCAGTATCGTTACTCCGGAGGAAGTGCTACGGTGTCACACCCTAAACTCGACTGACAAGCTTGTGTGGCTGAATTGTTTAAAGACGCAAGTGATGCGCAGTTTGAATAAAGATGCTACTGCAAAACAACCGGTCTATCGGTACAGTTTCTATCGATTTAGTGACAAACATGTAAAATACAGCGGGATGGAGTACTTCGGAATTTGGAAAGTTGGACAAATCGACGGCATTGGAGAACTAAAAGGACAAGAGCGAATATACAGAGGAGAACTCTATCAGGGAGAAATCACTGGATATGGTTGGATGAGCAGAACACAGTATGGAATTCCGTTGGTGTACGAAG GTGACTTCCTGAACGGCAAGTACGAAGGAAGCGGGAAGCTAAAATCGGCCAGTACCAGTGCGAAACAGTACTTCAAGTATCAGGGTTACTTCAAGAGCGACAAGTACAACGGTTTCGGAACGTTACTAACGAGCGCCTATCAGTACAATGGAGATTTTGCGAACGATGCGAAGGACGGCTTCGGGGTGCTGGAGGATAGTTTGGACGGGGTCAAGTACATTGGAATGTTTTCCAACGATAAAAAGTACGGCAATGGGATCTTGATCACGACCAACGGTACGTACTATGCAGGTCTATTCACCAACGATGTGCTATCGAATTCCGCTGGCGGACTAGCCATCTTCCCAAATGGAGTGTACTACAAGGGCGAGCTGACGATAGACGGACCGTGCGGGAAAGGTGTGTTCTATTACCCAGAAAAAGAAATCGTCTCCGAATCATTTGAATTGGATGACACCAATACCCAGATGAGTGGCCATACGTTGACGGGAAGCTTTGCCGGAACGtgggaaaatgtaaaaatttcaagcggCAACATGGCAATGGATCAACAGTTCAACAAGGTTCCAAT TTTGGACCTCAAAATCAACGCTGAACGCAAGTGGGCTTCCATTTTTACCTGCTTCCACCAATCGGTGTTTGGCACCGGTGACATCGGTAAGATTCGTTTGCTGGACACGAATAAGATTTGGAATAGAATCGCTATCTATATGACCcgagcgaagcgaaaagaacAACTGAAGGCAAATAATTTCGAAACCAAACTGGCTGAGTTTGACGACCAAGCGGCAGCTCAaatctgccagagtggattccGACTGATGAACCTCTCCACTCCATCATTACGGTCGAGCTTTTCGGATTCAAAATTATCACTGACTGCGGCAGGTGATTCGCTAGCGGCATTAGACAATATTTCAGTGAGGAGTTTTTCTTCAATCTCTTCCAGGGAGTACGATAACGAATTCATGCTGAATCCGGCTCATGATCAAAGCAGAATTCCACCATTCCACGATCTGGAGATTATTCCGGATTTTTGCATTTCCTGCGTCGATAAACAAGGGTTACAAAAACTGCGAGAGTATTTGAGTGAAGCATTTCGTAACTCCTACCATCCGCTCCATCAGTTATTCGAGAAACTGTCCAATTGTTTTTATTCGACGTACAGTTGCTGGAAATTCACCCCTAATTCGATCCTCTGTGAACCGGCGATGAATGAATGGATTTCAATAGTCAGTCGCATTTACACCCTAGTCTTGAGAGTTATGTTTCCTGCCTTGCCGAAAGACTCCGCTGTCGTTGATGG AGAATTGGTGTCATATCAGTCGTTACTGTATCCAATTTTAATGACTCAGGGTATCTATTCCGCCCTTTTCGTGCTGTATGCAAGCAAGTGCAGCAAAAACGATGAAATATATCGTCAACGAATTTTAATCTGTGAGAAAAAGACGGACGAAAATCTTATTCAACTGTTAGACATCAATAG GCAACTTATTCCCGTTATTAAAAGTTTTCGCTATCAGGAAGCTATTGACAGTCTTAATCGTTTCAAAGAAAAGTGCTGTCCAAGTGAAATGATGAAGCATATCAACGAGGCTTTCTCTCTACTTGACGTCGCCAGTAAGGAACAAG ATACTATTCTGGACATGGCTGCGGATAGCTTGTTGGAGCTGGTAATTCTGCTAATCATCAAGGCAAACATACCGCAGCTCGGTGCGGAAATCAGTTTGTTGGAGGATCTTCTGCAAAACGATGGTTATGGTTTTGATTACCACAGCAATACGCAGAACGATTACTGTCTGACGACGCTGAAAGCTTCCTATCAGCACATAATTGGGGATAACTTTTTCGTCAATAAAATCTACGACGGTGGAAGTACATAA